A single window of Gammaproteobacteria bacterium DNA harbors:
- a CDS encoding MerR family DNA-binding protein → ETARRVRFIKRAQQLGFTLEEVKGLLRLEDGQSCRETRLLAEQKLAEIETRIDDLSCMRRMLKDLIAECARGKRLRSCPIITTLSADT, encoded by the coding sequence CGAAACGGCCAGGCGCGTGCGCTTCATCAAGCGGGCGCAGCAACTGGGCTTCACGCTGGAAGAGGTTAAAGGCCTGTTGCGTCTGGAGGACGGCCAAAGTTGCCGCGAGACGCGGCTGCTGGCCGAGCAGAAGCTAGCTGAGATCGAAACGCGTATAGACGATCTCAGTTGCATGCGCCGTATGCTCAAGGACCTGATCGCCGAGTGCGCAAGGGGCAAACGGCTGCGTTCCTGCCCGATCATCACCACGCTATCGGCAGATACTTAA
- a CDS encoding heavy metal translocating P-type ATPase, with translation MATETIQMKVSGLMCSFCTMSVEKALKRSDGVKSVLVNLVHGIVLVEADTSRTSREQLISMVEKLGYDVASSEAQQFATDEALHSLIQRRGAIGMVLAIVVLLVDSLNVFGLAEQWRGWFSFAVAAFVLLWVGFPILRKTLLAIRQRVINANVLLSAAAWGSFAVGTVSLFDSRWPNFLPVATWLMALHLFFGFFKLDVRKKAAEAVRKLMALQPARGRVMRGEQEVDVHTSEIAVGEITIVRPGERIALDGEVIEGMGSVDESSFTGESVPATKQEGSGVIGGTLNLDGFLKIRVTKVGEESFLSQIVRLMSQIAERKPPIELLADRLMNYYGPVVFTVAIIAFLVWLLMTGDWISSTLALLTVIIMGYPCALGISTPMLAAIAGGKGISIGLLVKASEVFHGLSQVNTVVLDKTGTLTHGRPTVTDVVPFGIDRMRLLSLAGTVEAGSEHPLAQSISFYAQREKADNLTSREFRATPGKGVTAMVDGAEVMVGRPSFVAERGVSITDEVRAAIDQLAAQGKTAVAVAHGGEVVGAIALQDEPRRSAEHLISKLRARGIRTVMLTGDSQAVAKAIGKQLGIDDIRAELLPPDKVAAIEALQKEGRHVAMVGDGINDAPALAQADVGIAIGAGTDVAIESAGVILIGDKLEDVANALTLGKVAYRTLTVNVMIAVLFNIIGMGLAAAGLITPLMAVGWMIVSIFAILLSTLRVRVLPLEREATTESAALAEVDFAIPNMVCEGCANKISSALCSLPGVREVKPKVAQKHVSVRYEPAKTPEHNLKEAIEKAGFTAIET, from the coding sequence ATGGCAACCGAAACGATCCAGATGAAGGTCTCGGGCCTGATGTGCTCGTTCTGCACGATGAGCGTGGAAAAGGCCCTGAAACGCTCCGACGGCGTGAAAAGCGTGCTGGTGAACCTCGTGCACGGTATCGTGCTCGTGGAGGCCGACACATCGCGGACTAGCCGCGAACAGCTCATCAGTATGGTGGAGAAGCTCGGCTACGATGTGGCGTCATCCGAGGCGCAGCAGTTCGCAACCGACGAGGCGCTGCACTCGCTCATCCAACGGCGGGGCGCCATCGGCATGGTGCTCGCCATTGTCGTACTGCTCGTGGACTCGCTCAACGTCTTCGGGCTGGCTGAACAGTGGCGGGGGTGGTTCTCCTTCGCGGTCGCCGCATTTGTGCTCTTGTGGGTGGGCTTTCCGATCCTGCGCAAGACCCTGCTTGCTATCAGGCAGCGGGTCATCAATGCGAACGTACTGCTATCTGCTGCCGCATGGGGCTCCTTCGCCGTCGGCACGGTCTCCCTATTTGACTCCCGCTGGCCGAACTTTTTACCGGTGGCGACCTGGTTGATGGCGCTGCACCTGTTCTTCGGCTTCTTTAAGCTTGACGTGCGCAAGAAAGCGGCCGAGGCCGTGCGCAAGCTCATGGCGCTGCAGCCTGCACGCGGCCGCGTGATGCGCGGCGAGCAGGAGGTGGACGTTCATACGAGTGAAATCGCGGTAGGTGAAATCACCATCGTCCGGCCCGGCGAGCGGATTGCCCTCGACGGCGAAGTCATCGAAGGCATGGGCAGCGTGGATGAGTCGAGCTTCACGGGCGAATCTGTGCCAGCAACGAAGCAGGAAGGATCCGGAGTCATCGGCGGCACGCTTAACCTGGATGGATTCCTCAAGATCCGCGTGACGAAGGTGGGCGAGGAAAGCTTCCTGAGCCAAATCGTGCGGCTGATGAGTCAGATTGCCGAACGCAAGCCCCCAATTGAGCTGCTCGCCGACCGTCTCATGAACTACTACGGACCGGTAGTCTTTACGGTCGCGATCATCGCGTTCCTGGTGTGGCTGCTCATGACCGGCGACTGGATCAGCTCCACCCTGGCGCTGCTCACTGTGATCATCATGGGCTACCCGTGCGCTTTGGGCATCTCCACCCCGATGCTCGCGGCGATTGCCGGCGGCAAGGGCATCTCGATCGGCCTGTTGGTGAAGGCGAGCGAGGTCTTCCATGGGCTCTCCCAGGTCAACACGGTGGTGCTCGATAAGACCGGTACGCTGACCCATGGTCGGCCTACTGTGACCGATGTCGTGCCTTTCGGCATTGACCGAATGCGGCTCCTGTCGCTGGCCGGTACCGTCGAGGCCGGCTCCGAGCACCCGCTCGCCCAATCCATCAGCTTCTATGCCCAGCGTGAAAAAGCAGATAACCTCACCTCCCGCGAGTTTCGGGCCACACCCGGTAAAGGCGTTACGGCGATGGTGGATGGCGCCGAGGTGATGGTGGGCAGACCCTCATTCGTGGCTGAGCGGGGCGTCTCGATAACGGACGAGGTACGCGCGGCCATCGACCAGCTCGCGGCCCAAGGCAAGACTGCCGTAGCGGTGGCGCACGGTGGTGAAGTCGTCGGCGCCATTGCCCTGCAGGACGAGCCGCGGCGAAGCGCCGAACATCTCATCTCAAAGCTTCGTGCCCGCGGGATCAGAACGGTGATGCTCACCGGTGATTCGCAAGCCGTCGCCAAGGCTATCGGCAAGCAACTCGGTATCGACGACATCCGCGCCGAGTTGCTGCCGCCCGATAAGGTAGCAGCGATCGAGGCGTTGCAGAAAGAAGGGCGCCACGTCGCGATGGTGGGCGACGGCATCAATGATGCGCCGGCTCTCGCGCAAGCGGATGTCGGCATCGCGATTGGCGCCGGCACCGACGTGGCGATCGAATCGGCCGGTGTCATCCTGATTGGTGACAAGCTGGAGGATGTGGCGAACGCCCTTACCCTGGGCAAAGTGGCCTATCGCACGCTCACCGTGAACGTAATGATTGCAGTGCTCTTCAACATCATCGGCATGGGTTTGGCTGCCGCCGGACTCATCACTCCTCTGATGGCCGTGGGCTGGATGATCGTGAGCATCTTCGCGATTCTGCTGAGTACGCTGCGCGTGCGGGTTCTGCCCCTAGAGCGCGAGGCGACGACGGAAAGTGCCGCCTTGGCCGAGGTGGACTTCGCGATCCCGAACATGGTCTGCGAGGGTTGCGCGAACAAGATCAGCTCCGCTCTTTGTTCCTTGCCCGGTGTTCGTGAGGTCAAGCCGAAGGTGGCGCAGAAGCATGTCTCCGTACGGTACGAACCGGCCAAAACGCCGGAGCATAACCTCAAGGAGGCCATCGAGAAGGCCGGCTTTACGGCCATTGAAACCTAA
- a CDS encoding four-helix bundle copper-binding protein: MPQQQYQTCIDACNECVQACEECVSNCCTQSNLADCTRLCMDCATVCSTCVTLLSRGSQFASNLCGVCAEICEACATECEKHSDRDYCQRCAQACRRCAEECGKIAGAAAA; encoded by the coding sequence ATGCCCCAGCAGCAATACCAAACCTGTATCGATGCCTGTAATGAGTGCGTCCAAGCGTGTGAGGAGTGTGTCAGCAACTGCTGTACGCAGAGCAACTTGGCCGACTGTACCCGGCTCTGCATGGATTGCGCGACCGTCTGCTCCACATGCGTTACTCTACTGAGCCGCGGCTCACAGTTCGCATCTAACCTTTGCGGCGTGTGTGCGGAGATCTGCGAAGCCTGCGCGACCGAATGCGAGAAGCACTCGGACCGTGACTACTGCCAGCGCTGTGCGCAGGCTTGCCGGCGATGCGCGGAAGAGTGCGGCAAGATCGCTGGCGCCGCCGCTGCCTAG
- a CDS encoding thiol:disulfide interchange protein, which translates to MNPLDYIEEFSGLVAQYPLVALGVAAVAGLLSTSVCPCTLPGGMGLVGYVGSQAGDAPEETQWRLGVQIASAFFVGLVISLTALGTGAAYLGRVVTNWDAGFAIVIAFITLLVGLAAIFGPTVRRRLPNPEIRTRGGVWGAFVYGLLFAVATITSSAAPLLLLLTAAAAIGQLTYGALISLAYAIGRGLPFLLVGLFAGKLGGWLARMHRVRRITELVSGVALLVLAGYFTWLGYLLRG; encoded by the coding sequence ATGAATCCGCTTGACTATATTGAAGAGTTTTCCGGCCTAGTCGCACAGTATCCCCTCGTGGCATTGGGTGTGGCGGCTGTTGCGGGCTTGCTTTCAACCAGTGTTTGCCCTTGCACGCTGCCCGGCGGCATGGGGCTAGTGGGATATGTAGGATCACAGGCGGGGGATGCGCCCGAAGAAACACAATGGCGTCTCGGCGTGCAAATCGCATCGGCCTTTTTCGTCGGCCTGGTGATCAGCCTTACGGCCCTCGGTACGGGCGCGGCTTACTTAGGCCGAGTCGTTACTAACTGGGATGCGGGTTTTGCGATCGTCATCGCCTTCATCACGCTTCTTGTAGGATTAGCCGCGATCTTCGGCCCGACTGTACGTCGCCGTCTTCCAAATCCGGAAATCAGAACGCGCGGTGGCGTGTGGGGCGCATTCGTATACGGTCTGTTATTTGCCGTAGCGACAATCACCTCGTCGGCCGCGCCGTTGCTGCTTTTGCTCACGGCGGCCGCTGCAATCGGACAACTGACATATGGCGCCCTGATCTCGCTGGCGTACGCGATCGGTCGTGGATTGCCGTTTCTGCTTGTGGGTTTGTTTGCTGGCAAACTCGGAGGATGGCTTGCACGTATGCACCGCGTGCGGCGGATAACGGAACTGGTCAGTGGCGTTGCGCTGCTGGTGCTAGCCGGCTACTTCACATGGCTCGGATACTTGCTGCGGGGCTAA